The Streptomyces sp. 11x1 genomic sequence TTGCAGCGGGAAAACCGGCAAAACACCGCCGGGCGGCCGGTATGGCCGCCTTCGCCCTGCAGCGTGTAGAAGATTTCCTTGATCAGGTAGGTCATGCTCAGGCGCTCTGGTATCGGACGGGGTCGCTGACGCCAGCTTCGGCGAAGCCCTTCAGGCGTAGCAGGCAGGTGTCGCACTTGCCGCAGGCCCGGCCCTGCTCGTCGGGGTCATAGCAGGAGGAGGTCAGGGAGTAGTCCACGCCCAGGCGCAGACCCTCGCGGACGATGTCGGCCTTGGAGAGCGCGATCAGGGGGGAGCGCAGCGTGATCTTGGATGTGCCCTCGACGCCGGCCTTGGTCGCCAGGTTGGCCATGGTGGCGAACGCCTCCATGTACTCGGGGCGGCAGTCGGGGTAGCCGCTGTAGTCCACAGCCGTGACCCCGGTGAAAATGTCGCTGGCGCCGACCGTCTCGGCGAACGCGAGCGCGAAGGACAAAAAGATAGTATTGCGGGCCGGCACGTAGGTGATCGGCACCCCCGCCTCTTCCACGTCCGCGAGCGACTCGTGCTTGGGTACCTCGATGTCGGCCGTCAGAGCAGAGCCGCCGAAGACCCGCAGATCGATGTCGGCGATGACGTGCCGGGCCACGCCCTGGGCCTTGGCGACCCGCTGGGCCGCCTCCAACTCGATGGAGTGCCGCTGCCCGTAGCGGAAGCTGAGCGCGTAGGGAGTGAATCCCTGGTCCTTGGCGATGGCCAGCGCCGTGGTCGAGTCCAGGCCGCCGCTCAGCAACACGATCGCGGGACGGTCCATGCTGTCACTCCCTAATCTGAAGTCCAGTTGCCTCCGTTGAGACAGGTGCAGCCTACCGTCTTAACTACCGGCTACAGTAACCACAACAAGATACGAGTTACGGAAGCTAGAGGTCGAACCGCAGTGAACGAGTTGCCCATCGTGGTTACGTGCACGGACCGGAAGGCCTCACCCCCCGAGGCCGCTCTGCAGGCCCGCGCCCTGCCCGCGACGGGCCTCGAGGAGCGGGCCGCGGAATGGGCCCGCCGCCTTCACGCCGTGCCAGGGCCGCGCATCGCGCTAGGGGACCTGTATCAGGGGGACCAGTGGCGGCGCGCCCAAGTCCTCACAAAAGCCGCATCTCGGGCTGGTTTTGTTCCCCGCCTCTACGTGGCCTCGGCCGGTCTGGGCCTGCGGCCAGTCTCCAGCCTTGCGCCCTCTTACGCGGCGACTTTCCTGCCCCGACACGCAGATTCCGTGGCTTCCTCCAGCGTGCAGGCCACTGACTGGTGGGATCGTCTGCAACGCATGGACGCCAGTTGCCAACTGCCCCAGATCGCAGCCGCTGCCGGCCGGGCGCTGGTGGTGCTGTCCGAGACCTACGCAGGGGCCATGCACCGCGACCTTGCCGCGCTGGCGACCACGGGAGCCGAGGTGGTGCTGGTTGGGGGCGCCGGCGATCTGGACGGCATCGTGCGCGTGCCGGCCAACGCCGCCCTGCGCCACGCCCTGGGCGGCACCCGCACCAGCTTGAACGTCCGCATGGCGGCCTCCTGGCTCGAGCACTGCACGCCCGGCCACCTCATCACCCCCAGCGCACGGCAGCGTTGGGAAGACTGGGTCGCCCAGGTCGCCCGCCCCGAACGCTACGAGCGCCGGCCGATGACGGACGAAGCCGTGATCGACTTCATCGAACAGTCGAAGGACAGCCACCCCGGCTACTCCCGCACCCGCCTGCTGCGCCTGCTGCGAGACCAGGGAATGGCCTGTGAACAAAAGCGCTTCGCCAACCTGTACACAGCGACGATTGGCCCTCGATGACCTCCCTTGTGCTTAAACGCCGGGCCCTGCGGATCGAGCAGCACCCCACGATCCCCTTGTACGTGTTCACCCTGGCAGCAGAAGAGGTCCACCAGGTCGCCGACGTGGCACGCATCTCGAGGGACGAGGCCGGCAAACTGATCGGCTATCAACGTCCCGAGAAGAAGCAGCACGTAAAGCAGATCCTCGAGTACCTCGACGGCGAGGAGGTCCTGTTTCCCAACGGGCTGATTATGGCGCTGCCCTCGAGCGTGCGGTTCAAGTCCAGCCCGGGCCCGGGCAGCAGCGACGGCCTGTGCACCTCGGGCACGCTGGAAATCCCTCTGCCTGACGCCCCCGATGCCCCGCGGCCGGCCTGGATCGTCGACGGCCAGCAGCGCAGCCTCGCCCTGGCCCGCACCCGCAACACCCGCCTGGCCGTGACCATCGCCGGCTTCGTTGCCGAAGACCTGGAAACCCAGCGCGACCAGTTTCTGCGGGTGAACACGGTCTCCCCGCTCCCCACCAACCTCGTCACCGAACTCCTCCCGGAAGTCGGCACCTTGCTGCCGACCAAGCTCTCCGCCCGCAAACTCCCCGCCGTGCTGGTCGAGGCTCTCAACCACGACAAGGACTCACCCTTTCGAGGCCTGGTGCGCCGCCCGTCCACCACGGCCGAGCAGAAGACGGACGCCGTTGTCACGGACAACAGCCTCACCATGGCGATCCAGGAATCCCTCAACTCTCCGTCAGGCGCCTTCTTTCCCTACAAGAATCTGTCCAACGGTACGGTCGACACGGCCACCATCCGTCAGATTCTCGTCGTCTACTGGACCGCGGTGCGGGACACCTTCCCCGACGCATGGGGGCTGCCGGCGACCAGGAGTCGGCTGATGCACGGCGTCGGCATCCGCTCCATGGGACGCCTGATGGACCGCGTCATGATGGCCATCGACCCCGCTTCACCCCATGCTGTGGCGTTGGCGCGGGCCGAACTCGCCCTGATCGCCCCGCACTGCCGCTGGACCCAGGGACGCTGGCCCGACCTGAACACCCCCTGGAACGAACTCCAGAACAACCCCCGCCACATCAGCACCCTGTCGAACTACCTCCTCCGTATCTATGTGCAGGAAAAGGCAAAAGCCGCGTGAAATTCTATTTCCCTGACAGTCAGGACCTGGTGAGCCCCACCTATGACTTCGTCAACGACGAGTACTCGCCCTACCGAGTCCGTCAGCGCGATGACGTCTACGCCCACCAGGCCGTGACGCCGATCCCGTATGACGGGATCCTCGTCAGCAAGGCGGTTGTCGACGGATCCATGAAGGGTGCAGGGAAATACTCCGCCCCACAACGCGAGCGGCTCTACCGCCTGGGTGTGCGGAACTTCTTCCGCCTCCCCGACACCTGCTCCACCATCGGCGACTGTGGCGCCTTCAACTACATTGACGAAGAACGCCCCCCGTACGATGTCGACGAAGTCCTTGACTTCTACGGCCGATGCGGATTCGACGCCGGCATCAGCATCGACCACATCATCTTCGGCTACATCCCTCAAGAATCCGACACGGAACCTGAAGCGGCGTGGGTGGAACGCCAACAGATCTCCCTGGAACTCGCCGAGAACTTTCTCGCCACGGCCAAAAAGCACGGCGCCAGTTTCGAACCCGTTGGCGCCGCCCAGGGATGGGGACCCGACAGCTACGCCCACTCCGTCGCGCAACTGCAGAAAATGGGATACGGGCGTATCGCCCTCGGCGGCATGGTCCCCCTCAAGTCCCACGAGATCCTGGCCTGCCTGCGAGCCATCGACGAAGTACGCAACCACGACACCGAACTACACCTGCTCGGCATCAACCGCGTCGACAGCATGGAGGAGTTCGCCCGCCACGGCGTGACCAGCTTCGACAGCACCTCCGCCTTCCGCCAGGCCTTCATGGACGATCGCAACAACTACCACACCGCCACCGGCGCCTACACCGCCATCAGAGTCCCCCAAGTCGACGCTAACCCCGCACTCAAACGCCTCATCCTGTCCGGAAGCGTCTCCCAGGCCCAGGCCATCACCGCGGAACGGGCCTGCCTGCGCGCACTGCGGGAATTCGACCGCGGAGAGAACTCGCTCGAAGAAGTGCTGGGCGCCCTCGCCGCCTACGAGTCACTCGTCCTCGACCCGAAGAAGAAGAGCTATCTCGCATACTACGAACGCACCCTCAGCGGCGCGCCCTGGCGCACCTGCCCCTGCGCCCTGTGCAAGAAACATGGCATCGAGATCGCAATATTCCGGGGAACCGAGCGGAACAAGCGCCGAGGATTCCACAATCTGACCGTGCTCGAGGCCAAAATGCGCTCCCTCACCTTCGGGTGACCCCCCACTTTTCTTCTTTTGACATGTCTGGAGATGCAATGGCCGACCGATACGAACTCAGGCTCCCGGCGCTCGAGATCCGCCAGGGCGACAGAAAGATCTACTGCTTCGCCGTCGACGGCAAGAAACTTCACAGCTTCGCCGCGGTCTCCCGTGTGCGCCGCGACGGCGACAGCAACCTCCAGGGCTACCAGCGCCCCGAGGTCCTCAGCCACATCCGCGGCATCCGCCGCTACCTCGAGTCCGACAACGCCATGCTCCCGAACGCCCTGGTCCTGGCCTTCGACGAAAGCGTCAGGTTCGAGAGTGGGGCGCGGCGGGCCGCCGGCGTCGACTATTCCGTCCCCGGCGAGTTGGTGATCCCTGTCGACGAGTCCCTTACCGATGAGGACAAGCCCGCCCTGATCGTCGACGGCCAGCAGCGCAGCGCCGCCATCCGCGACGCTGACCTGGTCGAATTCCCCGTCGCCGCCGTCGGGTTCATCGCCGACAACCACGACGATCAGCGCTCCCAGTTCATCCTGGTCAACTCCACCAAGCCGCTACCCAAGGGCCTCATCCACGAACTTCTGCCCGAGACCAGCGGCCACCTCCCGCCCACCTATGCCCGCAAGCGCCTGCCCGCCCAGTTGATGACCCGCCTCAACACTGACGGCCACGGCCCCTTCTACGGCCGCATCGCCAGCCCCACCTCACCCGACGGCAACATCAAAGACACTGCCGTTCTCCGCATGCTGGAGCACAGCCTCTTCGAGGGCGCTCTCTACCAGTACCGCAACCCCGAAGACGGCTCCGGCGACGTCGACCGCATGCTGCTGCACCTGCGCTCCTTCTGGACCATCGTCAAGGACACCTTCAGCGACGCCTGGAAACTCCCGCCTCGCCAGTCCCGCCTCACCCACGGCGCCGGCATCCAGGCCATGGGCTTCGTTATGGACAGCCTCACCGACGGCCTGCCTGCCGAAGACGTCGACTGCGACGCAGTGCGCAACGCCGTCCTGGGCCTGATGCCGATCACCGCCTGGACCTCCGGCATGTGGCGCTTCGCCGACGGCGAGCAGCGCCGCTGGAACGGCCTGCAGAACACCCCCAACGACGTCCGCCTCCTGACCGACCTACTGGTTCGCGCCGTACACAGCTGACCTGACCGTTCGCGGTGCCCCAGCTCCGGGGCACCGCGAATGACGGCAATTCGCCCGCCGCCGGCATCCGGTGGCGGGCAAATCCGTTTTCAGGGCTGCAGCAGCCGGCTGCACGTGCGGTGCTGCCGCCGGCGCTCCACCGTCGTACACCAGCCCATGAGGATGCCGACTGACCCCGGTGAGTGTCGGCCCGGGCCGCTCGCGGGACCGAGGCCCTGGTTGCTGGTGTTGATGAACCTGCGGCAGTACTCGGTAACAGTCGTCAACCCGATGACGGGCAGCGGGGTCACTCGAACGTAGCCGCCGGCCGGTTGACACCTCGTCTCGCCACGCTTGCATCTATCCGTGCGGCAGGTCCTGCGCCGCTCCTTCTCCTTCCGGTCCCGTCAGGCGGGGCAGGTTAGGTCTCCTCCTCGGCCCGCAGCGCCTGCAGCGTCCTGGCACCGCGGGCATCGCGGTGTTCCCGCAGCGTCAGGTACTGATCGCTTGTGCTCGGTCTTGACCGGACCGACTGCATGGGTTATGAAGCTAAATGATCATCTTTATTGTGATCCCATACCCGGTGTCCCGGCGGGGTGGCGTGGAAGGGTGGTGGGGCGGCGGCAGGACGGTGCCGGACGGAGTGGTGACGGGCCGCCCGGGTTGCGGCTTCGGTGCGGTGACCTAGCGTCGACGAATCGTGATCGCCCAAGATTGTCCACCTGGCGGGGGCGTTGTCGGTGGTGCGGTTTACGCTTCAACCGGCTGGATGTGAGCATCTTGTGAAGGAAGTGCAATGTCGGGGCTGAGGGTGGGGGATTTCATCCGCTTTGCCAGCTGTTCGGCGTGCGAGTGCGACGCAATGCCCGAGGGGGAGAAGGTCATATTCATCCGCTTTGAGGTGATGGCGGAATATCTGAGGCGGTGGCGGCACGCGGTTTTCTATGGGGGATTGGCGGTGCAGAGCCGCCGCATGCCGCTGTGCCCGGAGGCGCCATTGTGTGCCGCGTCAGGCGGCAGGCTGCACGGCAGGGTCGGCCCGTGCTCAACGGCCCTGCCGTCGCGGTCCGCAGGCAGCACCCTGAGCCTCTGGGGTCGAGCTTACCTGCCGGTACTGTCGCTCTGCATCGCCGACCGGGAAGGGGCTGCGGCATGACGGACGAACCTGCCGCGTGCCCTCGGTGCGGCGCCAAAATGGTCATGCAATTCGCATCGCGGGGACCTAACGCAGGCAACTGCTTCTGGGGCTGTTCGCGGTTCCCGGCGTGCCGTGGATCACGGGCCATCGACGGCGGCGCGGGCAAGGCGGCGCCGGCCCGGCCCCGCACGCCGAAGGTGAGCCGTCCGATGCTCAGCAGCGATACCTCCCGCGGCCTGTCGCTGCGCCGGGGCGACCTGTTGGTATCCAGTGCCAACATGCTCGGGGCCGGGAAACTCGTAGGCAAGGACGGCGATGGCCTGGTCCTTGAGTACTTCGACACCCCCGGACAGCATGCGGGTGAGCGCCGTCGTCACACCGTCCCCAGGGAGGGGCTCGGGCGGCTCACCCTGACCCCAGAGATGCGGGTGTTCTGGCTGAAGGGCGCCACGTGGCGTTCAGGGCGTGTCAT encodes the following:
- the queC gene encoding 7-cyano-7-deazaguanine synthase QueC, with protein sequence MDRPAIVLLSGGLDSTTALAIAKDQGFTPYALSFRYGQRHSIELEAAQRVAKAQGVARHVIADIDLRVFGGSALTADIEVPKHESLADVEEAGVPITYVPARNTIFLSFALAFAETVGASDIFTGVTAVDYSGYPDCRPEYMEAFATMANLATKAGVEGTSKITLRSPLIALSKADIVREGLRLGVDYSLTSSCYDPDEQGRACGKCDTCLLRLKGFAEAGVSDPVRYQSA
- the dbpB gene encoding DGQHR domain-containing protein DpdB; translated protein: MTSLVLKRRALRIEQHPTIPLYVFTLAAEEVHQVADVARISRDEAGKLIGYQRPEKKQHVKQILEYLDGEEVLFPNGLIMALPSSVRFKSSPGPGSSDGLCTSGTLEIPLPDAPDAPRPAWIVDGQQRSLALARTRNTRLAVTIAGFVAEDLETQRDQFLRVNTVSPLPTNLVTELLPEVGTLLPTKLSARKLPAVLVEALNHDKDSPFRGLVRRPSTTAEQKTDAVVTDNSLTMAIQESLNSPSGAFFPYKNLSNGTVDTATIRQILVVYWTAVRDTFPDAWGLPATRSRLMHGVGIRSMGRLMDRVMMAIDPASPHAVALARAELALIAPHCRWTQGRWPDLNTPWNELQNNPRHISTLSNYLLRIYVQEKAKAA
- the dpdA gene encoding tRNA-guanine transglycosylase DpdA, with protein sequence MKFYFPDSQDLVSPTYDFVNDEYSPYRVRQRDDVYAHQAVTPIPYDGILVSKAVVDGSMKGAGKYSAPQRERLYRLGVRNFFRLPDTCSTIGDCGAFNYIDEERPPYDVDEVLDFYGRCGFDAGISIDHIIFGYIPQESDTEPEAAWVERQQISLELAENFLATAKKHGASFEPVGAAQGWGPDSYAHSVAQLQKMGYGRIALGGMVPLKSHEILACLRAIDEVRNHDTELHLLGINRVDSMEEFARHGVTSFDSTSAFRQAFMDDRNNYHTATGAYTAIRVPQVDANPALKRLILSGSVSQAQAITAERACLRALREFDRGENSLEEVLGALAAYESLVLDPKKKSYLAYYERTLSGAPWRTCPCALCKKHGIEIAIFRGTERNKRRGFHNLTVLEAKMRSLTFG
- the dbpB gene encoding DGQHR domain-containing protein DpdB, giving the protein MADRYELRLPALEIRQGDRKIYCFAVDGKKLHSFAAVSRVRRDGDSNLQGYQRPEVLSHIRGIRRYLESDNAMLPNALVLAFDESVRFESGARRAAGVDYSVPGELVIPVDESLTDEDKPALIVDGQQRSAAIRDADLVEFPVAAVGFIADNHDDQRSQFILVNSTKPLPKGLIHELLPETSGHLPPTYARKRLPAQLMTRLNTDGHGPFYGRIASPTSPDGNIKDTAVLRMLEHSLFEGALYQYRNPEDGSGDVDRMLLHLRSFWTIVKDTFSDAWKLPPRQSRLTHGAGIQAMGFVMDSLTDGLPAEDVDCDAVRNAVLGLMPITAWTSGMWRFADGEQRRWNGLQNTPNDVRLLTDLLVRAVHS